One genomic window of Burkholderia diffusa includes the following:
- a CDS encoding aldehyde dehydrogenase family protein, translating into MQTVSMLIGGERRHSSSGATFVRRNPLDGEVASAAPACTLDDARAAADAAARAFPEWAVLGPGARRALLLKAAAALEAKHDQFVAAMAAETGASALWAGFNVHLAASGLVEAASLTTQIGGELIPSDVPGSLAMGMRQPAGVVLGIAPWNAPVILATRALALPLACGNTVVLKGSELCPVTHGLIVEALQEAGLPAGVVNFVTNAPEDAGAVVDALIAHPAVRRVNFTGSTRVGRIVAEACARHLKPSVLELGGKAPFVVLDDADLDAAVAAAAFGAFANSGQICMSTERIVVDASIADAFVAKLAAKAASLPLGDPRQGPVVLGSLIDMKAVERCNALIDDALAHGATLLCGGKSDSTLFPATLLDHVTPAMRIYAEESFGPVKGIVRVDGEAAAIRCANDNAFGLASAVFSRDVARAMRVAARIESGICHVNGPTVHDEAQMPFGGVKDSGFGHFGGKAGIAAFTDLRWITVQTAPRHYPF; encoded by the coding sequence ATGCAAACCGTATCGATGCTGATCGGCGGCGAACGCCGCCATTCGTCCAGCGGCGCGACCTTCGTGCGCCGTAACCCGCTCGACGGAGAAGTCGCGTCGGCCGCGCCTGCCTGCACGCTCGACGATGCGCGCGCGGCGGCCGACGCGGCCGCCCGCGCGTTTCCCGAATGGGCCGTGCTCGGCCCGGGCGCGCGCCGCGCGCTGCTGCTGAAGGCTGCCGCCGCGCTCGAAGCGAAGCACGATCAGTTCGTCGCCGCGATGGCGGCCGAGACCGGCGCGTCGGCGCTGTGGGCGGGCTTCAACGTGCACCTGGCCGCGAGCGGGCTCGTCGAGGCTGCGTCGCTGACCACGCAGATCGGCGGCGAGCTGATCCCGTCCGACGTGCCCGGTTCGCTCGCGATGGGCATGCGGCAGCCGGCCGGCGTGGTGCTCGGCATCGCGCCGTGGAACGCGCCGGTGATCCTCGCGACGCGTGCGCTCGCGCTGCCGCTCGCGTGCGGCAACACGGTCGTGCTGAAGGGCTCCGAGCTGTGCCCCGTCACGCACGGACTCATCGTCGAGGCGCTGCAGGAGGCCGGGCTGCCGGCGGGCGTCGTCAACTTCGTGACGAACGCGCCCGAGGATGCGGGAGCCGTCGTCGACGCGTTGATCGCACATCCGGCCGTGCGCCGCGTGAACTTCACCGGCTCGACGCGCGTCGGGCGGATCGTCGCCGAAGCGTGCGCGCGTCATCTGAAGCCGTCGGTGCTCGAACTCGGCGGCAAGGCGCCGTTCGTCGTGCTCGACGATGCGGATCTCGACGCGGCGGTCGCGGCGGCCGCATTCGGCGCGTTCGCGAATTCCGGACAGATCTGCATGTCGACCGAGCGGATCGTCGTCGATGCGTCGATCGCCGACGCATTCGTCGCGAAGCTCGCGGCCAAGGCCGCGTCGCTGCCGCTCGGCGATCCGCGCCAAGGGCCGGTCGTGCTCGGTTCGCTGATCGACATGAAGGCCGTCGAGCGCTGCAATGCGCTGATCGACGATGCGCTCGCGCATGGCGCGACGCTGCTGTGCGGCGGCAAGTCGGACAGCACGCTGTTCCCCGCGACGCTGCTCGATCACGTGACGCCCGCGATGCGGATCTACGCGGAGGAATCGTTCGGGCCGGTGAAGGGCATCGTGCGGGTCGACGGCGAGGCGGCTGCGATTCGCTGCGCGAACGACAACGCGTTCGGTCTGGCGTCGGCCGTATTCAGCCGCGACGTCGCCCGTGCGATGCGGGTCGCGGCGCGCATCGAATCGGGCATCTGCCACGTGAACGGTCCGACCGTGCACGACGAGGCGCAAATGCCGTTCGGCGGCGTGAAGGACAGCGGCTTCGGCCACTTCGGCGGCAAGGCCGGCATCGCCGCGTTCACGGATCTGCGCTGGATCACCGTGCAGACCGCGCCGCGCCACTATCCGTTCTGA
- a CDS encoding LysR family transcriptional regulator — translation MTFDLRQLRAFTTIVACGSLGRAADALHVTQPALSRILKRLEDQVGAPLFERHSKGVQLTAFGDALLPHATLLQHEAEHAREELDAMRGFAKGTIKVGTVGSIASLVLPVAVGRVLDRWPNLRVEILEGVWDRLAQGLNKHEIDLALSAHGPDTDEIVAIPECRWEDRSHIVAAPHHPLRMLGRAPTLADTLHARWAIPPRGTAPFDHMRATFGAQGLALPDIAVETRSVTTLKSLVAHAGFLSWMAEPMYGAEQRAGTIDTLPVREVVAVRTLTAFRRRHGILPGPAGKLLDELVALTREQR, via the coding sequence ATGACTTTCGATCTCCGACAATTGCGCGCCTTCACGACCATCGTCGCGTGCGGCAGCCTCGGCCGCGCGGCCGACGCACTGCACGTGACGCAGCCGGCGCTGAGCCGGATCCTGAAGCGGCTAGAGGATCAGGTCGGCGCGCCGCTGTTCGAGCGCCATTCGAAAGGCGTGCAGCTGACGGCATTCGGCGACGCGCTGCTGCCGCACGCGACGCTGCTGCAGCACGAGGCCGAGCATGCGCGCGAGGAACTCGATGCGATGCGCGGCTTCGCGAAGGGCACGATCAAGGTCGGCACGGTGGGCAGCATCGCGAGCCTCGTGCTGCCGGTCGCGGTCGGCCGCGTGCTCGACCGCTGGCCGAACCTGCGCGTCGAGATTCTCGAAGGCGTGTGGGACCGGCTCGCGCAAGGGCTGAACAAGCACGAGATCGATCTCGCGCTGTCCGCGCACGGGCCCGACACCGACGAGATCGTCGCGATTCCGGAGTGCCGCTGGGAAGATCGCAGCCACATCGTTGCCGCGCCGCACCATCCGCTGCGCATGCTCGGCCGCGCACCGACGCTCGCCGACACGCTGCACGCGCGCTGGGCGATTCCGCCACGCGGCACCGCGCCGTTCGACCACATGCGCGCGACCTTCGGCGCGCAAGGGCTCGCCCTTCCAGACATCGCGGTCGAAACGCGCTCGGTCACGACGCTGAAGAGCCTCGTCGCGCATGCCGGCTTCCTGAGCTGGATGGCCGAGCCGATGTACGGCGCCGAACAGCGCGCCGGCACGATCGACACGCTGCCCGTGCGCGAGGTCGTCGCGGTGCGCACGCTCACCGCGTTCCGGCGCCGCCACGGGATCCTGCCCGGACCGGCCGGCAAGCTGCTCGACGAACTCGTCGCGCTCACGCGCGAGCAGCGCTGA
- a CDS encoding sugar-binding transcriptional regulator: MSKSSEKLDLATRAAWLYYVAGDTQNEIAEKLQVSRPVAQRLVAFAVEKNLIRVRVDHQLADCLELGAQLSKRYGLTMCEVVPVDADAPEGIDRKLAVAGAQVMERYLNETRPMVIAVSSGRTLKAAVAQIAQIERPQHRLVSMVGAIAADGSSNRYDVAQYISEKTGGKHFLLPAPLFADSDAERAQWCNHRLYRIVDALSAQADVAFVGIGNIGPHCPLYEDGFITEQERDEMTALGAVAELLGVPIDAQGKLVDVSTSARVTSVALDTPPKRPTIAFAGGPKKRDAVIAALRGGWLSGLVTDETCARAALDAKAG; the protein is encoded by the coding sequence GTGTCCAAGTCCTCAGAAAAACTCGATCTCGCCACGCGCGCCGCGTGGCTCTACTACGTCGCGGGCGACACGCAGAACGAAATCGCCGAGAAGCTGCAGGTGTCGCGCCCGGTCGCGCAACGCCTCGTCGCGTTCGCGGTCGAGAAGAACCTGATCCGCGTGCGCGTCGATCATCAGCTCGCCGACTGTCTCGAGCTCGGCGCGCAGCTGTCGAAGCGCTACGGGCTCACGATGTGCGAAGTCGTGCCCGTCGATGCGGACGCGCCCGAAGGGATCGACCGCAAGCTCGCGGTCGCCGGCGCGCAGGTGATGGAGCGCTACCTGAACGAAACGCGGCCGATGGTGATCGCCGTCAGCAGCGGCCGGACGCTGAAGGCCGCGGTCGCGCAGATCGCACAGATCGAGCGGCCGCAGCACCGGCTCGTGTCGATGGTCGGCGCGATCGCGGCGGACGGCTCGTCGAACCGCTACGACGTCGCGCAGTACATCTCCGAGAAAACCGGCGGCAAGCACTTCCTGCTGCCCGCGCCGCTGTTCGCCGACAGCGACGCCGAGCGCGCGCAATGGTGCAATCACCGGCTGTATCGGATCGTCGACGCGTTGTCGGCGCAAGCCGACGTCGCGTTCGTCGGGATCGGCAACATCGGCCCGCACTGCCCGCTCTACGAAGACGGCTTCATCACCGAACAGGAACGCGACGAGATGACCGCGCTCGGCGCGGTGGCCGAACTGCTCGGCGTGCCGATCGATGCGCAGGGCAAGCTGGTCGACGTGTCGACCAGCGCGCGGGTGACGAGCGTCGCGCTCGACACGCCGCCGAAGCGCCCGACGATCGCGTTCGCAGGCGGTCCGAAAAAGCGCGACGCCGTGATCGCCGCGCTGCGCGGCGGCTGGTTGTCGGGGCTCGTCACCGACGAAACCTGCGCGCGCGCGGCACTCGACGCGAAGGCGGGCTGA
- the dalD gene encoding D-arabinitol 4-dehydrogenase: MSESSSARAPVLLHIGAGSFHRAHQAWYLHRVNAAVPADERWSLTVGNIRDDMRATMDALAAQHGAYTLETVTPQGERAYETVRAISRVLPWSIDLAALIDAGADPACRIVSFTVTEGGYYLDEHNRLDVANVDLAADLQGARTTLYGALAALLAERVKRGAGPLTLQSCDNLRNNGARFRAGMREFLERRDEDGLLAWFDANVATPSAMVDRITPRPTADVRERVRAATGVDDACPVMGESFIQWVIEDRFAAGRPRWELAGAELVDDVHPYEEAKIRILNATHSCIAWAGTLAGYTYIHEGTHDAAIRRFAHDYVTQDVIPCLSPSPLDLERYRDVVLERFGNPYVLDTNQRVAADGFSKIPGFIAPTLAESLTRGAAPVATAVLPALFLRFLERWARGLLPYAYQDGVMDDGVARAIVEADDPVVALCRSRALWGSLAGNAALFEALRAGLARVDAWLAQR, from the coding sequence ATGAGCGAATCGTCCTCCGCCCGCGCGCCCGTGCTGCTGCACATCGGCGCGGGCTCGTTCCACCGCGCGCATCAGGCGTGGTATCTGCATCGCGTGAACGCGGCCGTGCCGGCCGACGAACGCTGGTCGCTGACCGTCGGCAACATCCGCGACGACATGCGCGCGACGATGGACGCGCTCGCCGCGCAGCACGGCGCGTACACGCTCGAAACCGTCACGCCGCAGGGTGAGCGCGCATACGAGACGGTCCGCGCGATCTCGCGCGTGCTGCCGTGGTCGATCGACCTCGCCGCGTTGATCGACGCGGGCGCCGATCCGGCCTGCCGGATCGTGTCGTTCACCGTGACCGAAGGCGGCTACTACCTTGACGAACACAACCGGCTCGACGTCGCGAACGTCGATCTCGCGGCCGACCTGCAGGGCGCGCGCACGACGCTGTACGGCGCGCTCGCGGCGCTGCTCGCCGAACGCGTGAAGCGCGGCGCGGGCCCGCTCACGCTGCAGAGCTGCGACAACCTGCGCAACAACGGCGCGCGCTTTCGCGCGGGCATGCGTGAATTCCTCGAACGGCGCGACGAGGACGGCCTGCTTGCATGGTTCGATGCGAACGTCGCGACGCCGAGCGCGATGGTCGACCGCATCACGCCGCGCCCGACCGCCGACGTGCGCGAACGCGTGCGCGCGGCCACGGGCGTCGACGATGCATGCCCGGTGATGGGCGAATCGTTCATCCAGTGGGTGATCGAGGATCGCTTCGCAGCCGGCCGGCCGCGCTGGGAGCTGGCCGGCGCGGAGCTGGTCGACGACGTGCACCCGTACGAAGAAGCGAAGATCCGCATCCTGAACGCAACGCACAGCTGCATCGCGTGGGCCGGCACGCTCGCGGGCTACACGTACATCCATGAGGGTACGCACGATGCGGCGATTCGCCGGTTCGCGCACGACTACGTGACGCAGGACGTGATTCCGTGTCTCAGTCCGAGCCCGCTCGATCTCGAACGCTACCGCGACGTCGTGCTCGAACGCTTCGGCAACCCGTACGTGCTCGACACGAACCAGCGCGTCGCGGCCGACGGCTTCTCGAAGATTCCCGGCTTCATCGCGCCGACGCTCGCCGAATCGCTCACACGCGGCGCGGCGCCGGTCGCCACGGCCGTGTTGCCGGCGCTGTTCCTGCGCTTTCTCGAACGCTGGGCGCGCGGCTTGCTGCCGTATGCATACCAGGACGGCGTAATGGACGACGGCGTCGCGCGCGCGATCGTCGAAGCCGACGACCCGGTCGTCGCGCTGTGCAGGAGTCGTGCGCTATGGGGCTCGCTCGCCGGCAACGCGGCGCTGTTCGAAGCGCTGCGCGCCGGGCTCGCACGCGTCGACGCATGGCTCGCGCAGCGCTGA
- the xylB gene encoding xylulokinase gives MYLGIDLGTSEVKVLLLAPDGTVIGTAGTPFSVSRPHPRWAEQHPDDWWQGTLAALAALRERHPQAFAEVRGIGLSGQMHGAVLLGRDDCVLRPAILWNDMRSADECAVLTERAPDLHALAGNLAMPGFTAPKLLWVAKHEPDVFAATACVLMPKDYLRFRLTGAKVSDPSDAAGTLWLDVARRDWSDALLAACGMTREQMPRIVEGNAPSGTLRADLARELGLSEAVVVAGGGGDNATSALGIGAIHAGDGFVSLGTSGVLSVVGDRFMPNSASAVHAFCHAIPDRWQLMSVVLSAASCLRWVCKLTGTDEPALLAEIEALDADALATAPLFLPYLSGERTPHNDPYAQGVFFGMTHATERAHLGYAVLEGVTLGLADGLDALHAAGVETDRLSLIGGGARSAFWAQLIADALNVRTCQHGGGETGAALGAARLGWLAVGGDPHAVLAKPPVRAEYAPDAGRHARLRERLDAFRALYRHVRPLYEPSRARLA, from the coding sequence ATGTATCTCGGCATCGACCTCGGCACCTCGGAAGTGAAGGTGCTGCTGCTTGCCCCGGACGGCACGGTGATCGGCACCGCAGGCACGCCGTTCAGCGTGTCGCGGCCGCACCCGCGCTGGGCGGAACAGCATCCGGACGACTGGTGGCAGGGCACGCTCGCCGCACTCGCGGCGCTGCGCGAACGGCATCCGCAGGCATTCGCTGAGGTGCGCGGGATCGGCCTGTCGGGCCAGATGCACGGCGCGGTGCTGCTCGGCCGCGACGACTGCGTCCTGCGCCCCGCGATCCTGTGGAACGACATGCGCAGCGCCGACGAATGCGCGGTGCTCACCGAACGCGCGCCCGATCTGCATGCGCTGGCCGGCAACCTGGCGATGCCCGGCTTCACCGCGCCGAAACTGCTGTGGGTCGCGAAGCACGAGCCGGACGTGTTCGCGGCGACCGCGTGCGTGCTGATGCCGAAGGACTACCTGCGCTTCCGTCTGACCGGCGCGAAGGTGTCGGACCCGTCCGACGCGGCCGGCACGCTGTGGCTCGACGTCGCGCGCCGCGACTGGTCCGACGCGCTGCTCGCCGCGTGCGGCATGACGCGCGAACAGATGCCGCGCATCGTCGAAGGCAACGCGCCGTCCGGCACGCTGCGCGCGGATCTCGCGCGCGAGCTCGGGCTGTCGGAGGCCGTCGTGGTGGCCGGCGGCGGCGGCGACAACGCGACGAGCGCGCTCGGCATCGGCGCGATCCACGCGGGCGACGGCTTCGTGTCGCTCGGCACGTCGGGCGTGCTCAGCGTAGTCGGCGACCGCTTCATGCCGAACTCCGCATCGGCCGTGCATGCGTTCTGCCACGCAATTCCCGATCGCTGGCAACTGATGAGCGTCGTGCTGTCGGCGGCGAGCTGCCTGCGCTGGGTCTGCAAGCTGACGGGCACCGACGAGCCGGCGCTGCTCGCTGAAATCGAGGCGCTCGACGCGGACGCGCTCGCGACGGCGCCGCTGTTCCTGCCCTACCTGTCCGGCGAACGCACGCCGCACAACGATCCGTATGCGCAGGGCGTGTTCTTCGGGATGACGCATGCGACCGAACGCGCGCACCTCGGCTATGCGGTGCTCGAAGGCGTGACGCTCGGCCTCGCGGACGGCCTCGACGCGCTACATGCGGCCGGCGTCGAAACCGACCGCCTGTCGCTGATCGGCGGCGGCGCACGCAGCGCATTCTGGGCGCAACTGATCGCCGACGCGCTGAACGTGCGCACCTGCCAGCACGGCGGCGGCGAAACCGGCGCGGCGCTCGGCGCCGCTCGCCTGGGCTGGCTCGCCGTCGGCGGCGATCCGCATGCGGTGCTGGCCAAGCCGCCGGTGCGCGCCGAATACGCGCCCGACGCCGGCCGTCATGCGCGGTTGCGCGAGCGCCTCGACGCGTTCCGCGCGCTGTATCGCCACGTGCGCCCGCTTTACGAACCGTCGCGCGCGCGCCTCGCGTAA
- the mdlC gene encoding benzoylformate decarboxylase, translating to MTGTPSHSAATAAAITVRDAVIDLFRQFGIDRVFGNPGSTELPMFRDFPADFRYVLGLQEAVVVGMADGHAQATGNAAVVNLHSAAGVGNAMGNLFTAFRNRTPLIVTAGQQARAILPFDPFLGATQAAELPKPYVKWSIEPARAQDVPAAIARAYRIAMQEPRGPVFVSIPVDDWDQPAELLPRRAVSSVVRPDPEALARLGDALDAARRPALVVGAAVDRAGAWDDVVRLAERHRASVYVAPMSGRCSFPEDHPLFAGFLPAIREKIVSQLDGHDLVFAFGAPAFTYHIEGSGPHVPPGATLVQLVDDPGTAAWTPSGDAVVGNLRLAARDLLARPAPPERPMPAPRPPRPRAEAPAAGERMSVAFALQTLADVRDAHDIVVEEAPSARPVMQAHLPFTRSGTFYTMDSGGLGYGMPAAVGVALARPGRRVIGLIGDGSSLYSIQALWSAAQLKLPITFVILNNRRYAALQDFAPVFGFGPDDPVQGTDLPDLDFVALAQGMGCRGIRVADAARLHDTLTDALRAGTPVVIDVEVA from the coding sequence ATGACCGGCACCCCGTCCCATTCCGCCGCAACGGCCGCCGCGATCACCGTCCGCGATGCCGTCATCGATTTGTTTCGCCAGTTCGGCATCGATCGCGTGTTCGGCAATCCCGGCTCGACCGAGCTCCCGATGTTCCGCGATTTCCCCGCCGATTTCCGCTACGTGCTCGGCCTGCAGGAGGCCGTCGTGGTCGGGATGGCGGACGGTCACGCGCAGGCCACCGGCAACGCGGCGGTCGTCAACCTGCATTCGGCGGCCGGCGTCGGCAACGCGATGGGCAACCTGTTCACCGCGTTCAGGAACCGGACGCCGCTGATCGTCACCGCGGGCCAACAGGCGCGCGCGATCCTGCCGTTCGATCCGTTCCTCGGCGCGACGCAGGCCGCCGAGCTGCCGAAGCCGTACGTGAAATGGAGCATCGAGCCCGCGCGTGCGCAGGACGTGCCGGCCGCGATCGCGCGCGCGTACCGGATCGCGATGCAGGAGCCGCGCGGGCCTGTGTTCGTGTCGATTCCGGTCGACGACTGGGATCAGCCGGCCGAGTTGCTGCCGCGCCGCGCGGTAAGCAGCGTCGTGCGGCCCGATCCCGAAGCGCTCGCGCGGCTCGGCGACGCGCTCGATGCCGCGCGGCGCCCCGCGCTGGTGGTCGGCGCGGCCGTCGATCGGGCCGGTGCGTGGGACGACGTCGTGCGGCTTGCCGAGCGGCACCGGGCCAGCGTGTACGTCGCGCCGATGTCGGGCCGCTGCAGTTTTCCCGAAGATCACCCGCTGTTCGCCGGCTTCCTGCCCGCGATCCGCGAGAAGATCGTCTCGCAGCTCGACGGGCACGACCTCGTGTTCGCGTTCGGCGCGCCCGCGTTCACCTATCACATCGAAGGCAGCGGCCCGCACGTGCCGCCGGGCGCCACGCTCGTGCAGCTCGTCGACGATCCCGGCACCGCCGCATGGACGCCGTCGGGCGACGCGGTCGTCGGCAACCTGCGGCTCGCGGCACGCGACCTGCTGGCGAGGCCGGCGCCGCCCGAGCGGCCGATGCCCGCGCCGCGACCGCCGCGCCCGCGCGCCGAGGCGCCGGCCGCCGGCGAGCGGATGTCGGTGGCCTTCGCGCTGCAGACGCTCGCGGACGTACGAGACGCGCATGACATCGTCGTCGAGGAGGCGCCGAGCGCGCGGCCGGTGATGCAGGCACACCTGCCGTTCACGCGCAGCGGCACGTTCTACACGATGGACAGCGGCGGGCTCGGCTACGGGATGCCGGCCGCGGTCGGCGTCGCGCTCGCGCGGCCGGGGCGGCGCGTGATCGGCCTGATCGGCGACGGATCGAGCCTCTATTCGATCCAGGCATTGTGGAGCGCCGCGCAGCTGAAGCTGCCGATCACGTTCGTGATCCTGAACAATCGGCGTTACGCGGCGCTGCAGGATTTCGCGCCCGTGTTCGGCTTCGGCCCCGACGATCCGGTGCAGGGCACCGATCTGCCGGATCTGGATTTCGTCGCGCTCGCGCAAGGGATGGGGTGCCGCGGCATCCGTGTCGCCGATGCCGCGCGCCTGCATGACACGCTGACGGATGCGCTGCGGGCCGGTACGCCCGTGGTCATCGACGTCGAGGTAGCCTGA